A genomic region of Terriglobales bacterium contains the following coding sequences:
- a CDS encoding bifunctional rhamnulose-1-phosphate aldolase/short-chain dehydrogenase encodes MPETTEITLLKDLWDQREAKRLDDNQLALLRYRSNLLGADLRITNFGGGNTSSKMELPDPFTGKPVHVLAVKGSGGDIGSIKESGFALLYLDRLGSLKELYRGEEFEDEMVRYYPLSAFGDNKVAASIDTPLHAFIPYDHVDHLHPDWAIAIAASANGKRKLEEFNREFGRKIVWLPWQRPGFELALMLEAAVKNNLGAEGILLGSHGLFTWGRTQRECYLNSIQTIDEMGQFVQRHQERKGLLFGGLYHHALKNRRDIAVQILPTLRGTVSSQRRMIAHYNDHEDALAFAGSKWSQDLAALGTSCPDHFLRTKICPMFVNWNPADESVSTLKSRIAEQAVQYRGEYKKYYQEGAVADSPKLRDPDPSVVIVPGVGLFGFGKNKKEARITTEFFINAIHVMAGANALDEGEVRGELPQARRPEQSSRFTQCRNYVALPRSEAFRIEYWLLEEAKLQRMPAEAEFSRKIALIVGGASGIGREVVLLLAKKGAHVVVADADASGAAKVAQEASTLSSSELVAHTQVDLGSATSLQHAIRFTTLQFGGVDLIVNTAAIYPVPGESGELTPEQWGRTFLVNLTGNHLLARAAESTFKDQKLSAAVVLTSSANAVVPKKGSEAYDVSKAALNHLIRELAIGLSPHVRVNGIAPATVVAGSTMFPRDRVMQSLRKYNIAFSESESTEELRDKLADFYAQRTLTKRPILPTDCANAIVWLLSDQSGKTTGHIIPVDGGLTESFLR; translated from the coding sequence ATGCCTGAGACAACAGAAATTACTCTTCTTAAGGATTTATGGGACCAGCGCGAGGCCAAGCGGCTCGACGATAACCAGCTTGCGCTTTTACGCTATCGCTCGAATCTTCTCGGCGCGGATTTGCGCATCACTAACTTCGGCGGGGGCAATACAAGTTCCAAGATGGAACTACCCGATCCCTTTACCGGCAAGCCTGTGCACGTGCTGGCAGTCAAGGGCAGCGGCGGCGACATCGGATCAATCAAAGAGTCCGGCTTCGCGCTCCTCTATCTCGATCGTCTCGGAAGCCTGAAAGAGCTTTATCGCGGAGAAGAGTTCGAAGACGAGATGGTCCGCTACTATCCGCTTTCGGCTTTTGGCGACAACAAAGTCGCTGCGTCGATCGATACACCGCTGCACGCATTCATTCCCTATGACCACGTTGACCATCTTCATCCCGACTGGGCGATTGCCATCGCGGCAAGCGCCAACGGCAAGCGCAAGCTGGAAGAGTTCAATCGGGAGTTCGGAAGAAAGATTGTTTGGCTGCCGTGGCAGCGTCCAGGTTTTGAATTGGCGCTGATGCTTGAGGCTGCAGTGAAGAACAATCTCGGCGCTGAAGGAATCCTCCTTGGGAGCCATGGACTGTTCACCTGGGGACGGACGCAGCGCGAGTGCTACTTGAACAGCATTCAGACGATCGACGAAATGGGTCAGTTCGTTCAAAGACATCAGGAGCGCAAAGGCTTATTGTTCGGCGGACTGTACCATCATGCTCTCAAAAACCGGCGAGATATTGCCGTACAGATTTTGCCGACATTGCGGGGAACGGTCTCGTCGCAGCGTCGGATGATTGCCCACTACAACGACCACGAAGATGCACTGGCTTTTGCCGGCTCGAAGTGGTCACAAGATCTCGCTGCTTTGGGGACAAGCTGTCCCGATCACTTCCTGCGCACGAAGATCTGCCCGATGTTCGTGAATTGGAATCCCGCTGACGAGAGCGTGAGCACGCTAAAGTCGAGAATTGCCGAGCAGGCGGTCCAATATCGTGGTGAATACAAGAAGTACTACCAGGAGGGGGCTGTAGCGGACTCTCCAAAGCTGCGCGATCCCGATCCTTCGGTCGTCATCGTTCCCGGTGTGGGACTGTTCGGATTCGGGAAGAACAAAAAGGAAGCTCGCATTACGACAGAGTTCTTCATCAATGCCATTCACGTGATGGCAGGAGCCAATGCCTTGGACGAAGGAGAAGTCCGAGGCGAACTGCCGCAGGCTCGCCGACCAGAGCAGTCCAGCCGGTTTACGCAATGTCGGAACTATGTTGCTCTTCCTCGCTCAGAGGCCTTCCGGATTGAATATTGGCTGCTCGAAGAAGCCAAGCTGCAGCGTATGCCCGCGGAAGCCGAATTTAGCCGCAAGATCGCGTTGATCGTGGGCGGAGCAAGCGGAATCGGCAGGGAAGTCGTTCTATTGCTGGCCAAGAAGGGTGCGCACGTTGTGGTTGCCGACGCCGACGCAAGCGGCGCCGCGAAGGTCGCGCAGGAGGCGTCCACCCTCTCCTCATCTGAGTTGGTGGCGCACACCCAGGTAGATCTCGGGTCCGCTACGAGTCTTCAGCACGCGATTCGGTTCACGACGCTCCAGTTCGGCGGAGTGGATTTGATCGTTAACACGGCAGCGATTTATCCCGTGCCAGGCGAAAGCGGCGAGCTAACGCCGGAGCAGTGGGGAAGGACCTTTCTAGTAAACCTGACTGGTAATCATTTGCTCGCGCGGGCAGCCGAATCGACTTTCAAGGATCAAAAGCTTTCGGCAGCTGTCGTTCTCACCAGTTCCGCCAACGCCGTAGTTCCTAAAAAGGGAAGCGAAGCCTACGATGTGAGCAAGGCAGCGCTCAATCACCTCATTCGCGAGTTGGCCATCGGGCTCAGTCCGCATGTACGCGTGAATGGAATTGCTCCGGCTACAGTGGTCGCGGGCTCCACGATGTTCCCACGCGATCGCGTGATGCAATCGCTGCGCAAATACAACATTGCGTTTTCGGAATCCGAGAGCACAGAAGAGTTGCGGGACAAACTTGCGGATTTTTATGCGCAGCGCACACTAACGAAAAGGCCGATTCTGCCAACCGATTGCGCCAACGCGATCGTGTGGCTGCTCAGCGATC
- a CDS encoding rhamnulokinase family protein, translated as MPSGGPKNYLAFDIGAESGRAVLARLRGETIAIEEVHRFPNQPLQESGSLHWDVKRLWNAIRKALSKVDCELQGVGVDTWGVDYALLDDAGELVENPYHYRDSRTRGIPEEVFERVSKREIYSITGIQFMPINTLYQLFAEKKRSPEALSKAKRLLMMPDLFHYWMTGNAVCEFTNASTTQIVNATTRTWDSRLLERVGLPSSLPAPIVEPGTVVGKLLPNVGAAKIADTPVIAPATHDTGSAVAAIAAREGTAFISSGTWSLVGIEVDAPVASPDALQMNFSNEGGVNGTTRLLKNVMGLWMLRCCRECWSQSGNESNYEQLTQCASGEPAFANLVDPDDESFLAPKNMCVAIDEFCTRTHQPKPVTPAGYTRTILESLALKYSRVIAELEQLTGDRIEQIRIIGGGSKNRLLNQFTADATGRRVLAGPVEATALGNAAVQILATGAAASLKQVRAMIERSFPVEIFEPRDTDRWTKAAERFQHYRDTVYA; from the coding sequence ATGCCTAGCGGCGGTCCCAAGAACTATTTGGCCTTCGACATTGGCGCCGAGAGCGGGCGCGCCGTCCTCGCGCGTCTGAGAGGCGAGACGATTGCTATCGAAGAAGTTCATCGCTTTCCCAATCAGCCGCTGCAGGAGTCAGGTTCTCTTCATTGGGATGTGAAGCGGCTGTGGAATGCCATACGCAAGGCGCTCTCAAAGGTCGATTGCGAACTGCAAGGTGTTGGGGTGGACACTTGGGGAGTCGATTACGCTCTGCTCGATGACGCAGGCGAGCTCGTTGAGAATCCATATCACTATCGCGACTCGCGGACCCGTGGCATTCCGGAAGAGGTGTTCGAGAGAGTTTCGAAACGGGAAATCTACTCGATCACCGGCATCCAGTTCATGCCGATCAACACGCTATACCAGCTCTTTGCCGAGAAGAAGCGAAGTCCCGAGGCTCTGAGCAAGGCAAAGCGGCTGCTCATGATGCCTGACCTGTTCCATTACTGGATGACCGGAAATGCAGTTTGCGAATTCACCAACGCCAGTACAACCCAAATAGTGAATGCGACCACCCGCACATGGGATTCCAGGCTTTTAGAGCGTGTGGGACTTCCATCTTCGTTGCCGGCTCCAATTGTTGAGCCTGGCACCGTGGTTGGCAAGCTACTTCCCAATGTGGGAGCAGCCAAGATCGCAGACACGCCAGTGATCGCTCCGGCCACGCACGATACAGGATCGGCGGTCGCCGCGATTGCCGCACGCGAAGGAACGGCGTTTATCAGCTCTGGGACATGGTCGCTGGTCGGAATCGAAGTAGACGCTCCTGTCGCTTCGCCCGATGCGTTGCAGATGAATTTCAGCAACGAAGGTGGGGTAAATGGCACAACCCGACTTTTGAAGAACGTGATGGGACTGTGGATGCTTCGTTGCTGCCGGGAATGCTGGTCTCAATCTGGGAATGAATCCAATTATGAGCAGCTCACACAGTGCGCATCCGGCGAACCTGCGTTTGCGAATTTGGTCGATCCAGATGACGAATCGTTTCTCGCTCCCAAGAACATGTGCGTCGCGATCGACGAATTTTGTACGCGAACTCATCAACCAAAGCCAGTGACTCCGGCCGGATATACCAGAACCATACTTGAGAGTCTGGCGCTCAAATACAGCAGAGTGATTGCAGAGCTTGAGCAGCTTACCGGCGATCGCATTGAACAAATCCGAATCATCGGCGGCGGGTCGAAGAATCGACTGCTGAATCAGTTCACAGCGGACGCAACCGGCAGGCGAGTGCTCGCTGGTCCAGTCGAGGCCACTGCTTTGGGTAACGCTGCAGTCCAGATTCTCGCCACTGGCGCCGCGGCTTCGCTGAAACAAGTCCGAGCGATGATCGAACGCTCTTTCCCCGTCGAGATCTTCGAGCCGCGTGACACGGACCGGTGGACGAAGGCCGCCGAGCGCTTCCAGCACTATCGAGATACGGTTTATGCCTGA
- a CDS encoding TIM barrel protein, with the protein MNSRQTDRIFHALETFRIEVPSWGFANTGTRFGKFIQPAAATTIEEKFSDAGQVHRLTGICPTMALHVQWDCPNGVSSASAIKGYAQQYGVQPGSINPNLFQDQEYKYGSFGNPEKAVRERALQHVKESVEIGRRLNTIDISLWFADGSNYPGTANIRERKRWFEENLRAAHSQLGPDQRMLVEYKPFEPAFYHTDIADWGMALHLARAAGPQAKVLVDTGHHYAAQNIEQIVAWLLSEEMLGGFHFNDRRYADDDLTLGSIDPYQVFRIFREIISYEWETGKTPAVAYMIDQSHNLKGKIEAMIQTVSMAQQLYAKATLVDDRELASAQKKCDLIKAEGLLQDAFASDVRPAIRDWRISKGLPEDPIEAFRQSGYLERITAERAAKNVESLTSYA; encoded by the coding sequence ATGAATTCGCGGCAAACCGATCGCATTTTTCACGCGCTGGAAACGTTCCGTATCGAGGTGCCTTCGTGGGGATTTGCGAATACCGGGACGCGGTTTGGGAAATTCATTCAGCCTGCAGCGGCGACGACCATAGAAGAAAAATTCAGCGATGCCGGCCAGGTACATCGGCTGACGGGCATCTGTCCCACAATGGCACTACATGTCCAATGGGATTGTCCGAATGGTGTGAGCAGCGCCTCCGCAATCAAAGGATACGCCCAGCAGTACGGCGTGCAGCCGGGCTCAATTAATCCGAATCTTTTCCAGGATCAGGAATATAAGTACGGTTCCTTCGGCAATCCGGAAAAGGCCGTTCGCGAACGCGCGCTGCAGCACGTAAAAGAAAGCGTCGAGATTGGCCGCCGGTTGAACACCATCGATATCTCGCTTTGGTTTGCGGACGGCTCGAATTATCCCGGCACAGCAAACATTCGTGAGCGAAAGCGGTGGTTCGAGGAGAATTTGCGAGCTGCGCATAGTCAGCTAGGCCCTGACCAGCGCATGCTGGTTGAATACAAGCCGTTTGAACCGGCGTTCTATCACACTGACATTGCCGATTGGGGAATGGCGCTCCATCTGGCGCGCGCGGCAGGTCCTCAGGCGAAAGTGTTAGTCGACACCGGACATCATTACGCCGCGCAGAACATCGAGCAGATCGTGGCTTGGCTGCTGTCGGAAGAAATGCTTGGCGGCTTCCATTTCAATGATCGACGCTATGCCGATGACGATCTCACGCTAGGCTCAATCGATCCGTATCAGGTATTCCGCATTTTCCGCGAGATTATTTCCTATGAATGGGAAACAGGAAAGACTCCTGCTGTCGCGTACATGATCGATCAAAGCCACAATCTGAAAGGCAAGATCGAGGCCATGATTCAGACGGTCAGCATGGCGCAGCAGCTCTACGCGAAGGCCACGCTGGTCGACGATCGCGAACTGGCATCGGCCCAGAAGAAGTGCGATCTCATCAAAGCCGAAGGCTTGCTGCAGGACGCCTTCGCCTCTGATGTCCGTCCGGCCATTCGCGATTGGCGAATCTCAAAAGGACTGCCTGAAGATCCCATCGAAGCCTTTCGCCAGAGCGGCTACCTGGAACGCATCACCGCTGAGCGCGCTGCGAAAAATGTTGAGAGCCTCACGTCATATGCCTAG